A genomic region of Christiangramia sp. OXR-203 contains the following coding sequences:
- a CDS encoding rhomboid family intramembrane serine protease: MGRITDTVKTLLIINVIFFIGSQLLGDVAYEYFALWFVKNPNFQVWQVVTHMFMHGGFTHILFNMYALWAFGGPIEQMLGQKRFLFFYFTAGIGAALLHTLVNFYGYQSGVQDLLDAGMNMTQVDNFFLSGEYPKAILDTVPMDTLQSAYEAFTTPAVGASGAIYGILVAFGMMFPNVELFLLFVPVPIKAKYFIPAIILLDLFSGVTGYSLFGGSIAHFAHVGGALFGFLMMYYWKKNQFNDNRWY; the protein is encoded by the coding sequence ATGGGAAGAATTACGGATACGGTAAAGACGTTATTGATTATCAATGTGATATTTTTCATTGGGAGTCAGTTATTAGGTGATGTAGCCTACGAGTATTTCGCACTCTGGTTCGTCAAGAATCCGAACTTCCAGGTTTGGCAGGTTGTAACCCATATGTTCATGCATGGTGGTTTTACACATATTCTTTTTAATATGTATGCATTGTGGGCTTTTGGTGGACCTATAGAGCAAATGCTGGGACAGAAAAGATTTTTATTTTTTTACTTCACAGCCGGGATTGGAGCCGCTTTGCTACATACCCTCGTGAATTTTTATGGGTACCAGTCGGGAGTTCAGGATTTACTGGATGCCGGGATGAATATGACCCAGGTGGATAACTTCTTCTTAAGCGGGGAGTATCCAAAAGCTATTCTGGACACTGTTCCCATGGATACTTTACAAAGTGCCTACGAAGCCTTCACTACACCTGCTGTTGGGGCTTCCGGAGCAATATATGGGATTCTGGTAGCGTTTGGTATGATGTTTCCTAATGTAGAATTATTTCTGTTATTCGTGCCCGTACCAATTAAAGCTAAATATTTTATCCCTGCGATCATTCTATTAGACCTGTTCTCAGGGGTGACTGGCTATTCATTATTTGGAGGGTCTATAGCACATTTTGCCCACGTTGGAGGCGCCCTTTTCGGGTTCCTGATGATGTATTACTGGAAAAAGAATCAGTTTAACGACAATCGCTGGTACTAA
- a CDS encoding nucleoside-diphosphate kinase gives MADNRTFTMIKPDAVENGHIGGILDQITASGFRIVAMKLTQMTKRDAETFYAVHNERPFFGELVEFMTRGPIVAAILEKDNAVEDFRTLIGATNPEDAAEGTIRKKYATSIGENAVHGSDSDENAQIEGAFHFAGREMF, from the coding sequence ATGGCAGATAATAGAACATTCACCATGATTAAGCCAGATGCAGTTGAAAACGGGCATATTGGTGGAATATTAGATCAAATCACCGCTTCAGGATTTAGAATCGTAGCGATGAAACTTACTCAAATGACCAAGAGAGATGCTGAAACTTTTTATGCTGTGCATAATGAACGTCCATTTTTCGGGGAATTAGTTGAATTCATGACTCGCGGACCTATTGTTGCTGCGATCCTTGAGAAAGACAATGCTGTTGAAGATTTCAGAACATTGATTGGTGCTACAAACCCAGAAGATGCTGCTGAAGGAACTATCAGAAAAAAATATGCTACCAGTATTGGTGAGAACGCTGTTCACGGAAGTGATAGCGACGAGAATGCACAAATTGAAGGTGCTTTCCATTTTGCAGGTAGAGAGATGTTCTAA
- the mutL gene encoding DNA mismatch repair endonuclease MutL gives MNNIIQLLPDHVANQIAAGEVVQRPASVIKELLENSIDAHSGRIQVVIKDAGKTLIQVIDDGAGMSITDARMSFERHATSKIKIADDLFALRTKGFRGEALASIAAIAHVELKTKTENDEVGTCIKIEGSKISAQDPCVTPQGTCISVKNLFYNIPARRNFLKSDNVETRHIIDEFQRVALAHPDISFSLTHNGNELFQLPAANHRQRITNILGGKTNEKLVPVEEDTGIVKISGFVGKPEFAKKSRGEQFFFVNNRFIKSPYLNHAVVASFEGLLKDKSYPSYFLYLDVDPKTIDINIHPTKTEIKFDDEHALYAILKSAIKHSLGQFNVAPILDFDRDSELDTPYNYQTKQASAPQIEVDRNFNPFQSENSARSYNPTNSGYRKEKPAEWESLYSGLESESTADVDVRQIEFESEEVTGNLFAGKEDEIEKSTFQLHKKYIISTLKSGILVIDQHRAHTRILYEELLKNITVSAAVSQQLLFPLKLQFNHQEMEMLQEIKESLEQTGFIFSSFDKDEVEISGIPTLISESEVEMLLEQLIADFEKDVPDNGFSQTDLLSKSLANSMAVRSGTMLNSAEQQHIVNRLFACKEPALSPSNRTIFTTLSIEELDKKFA, from the coding sequence ATGAATAACATTATTCAACTGTTGCCCGATCATGTTGCAAACCAGATCGCTGCGGGTGAGGTGGTTCAACGGCCGGCTTCAGTAATCAAAGAACTTCTCGAAAATAGCATAGACGCTCATTCTGGTCGTATACAGGTAGTCATTAAAGACGCTGGTAAGACCTTGATTCAAGTCATTGATGATGGTGCTGGAATGAGTATCACAGATGCGCGCATGAGTTTTGAAAGACATGCAACTTCTAAAATAAAAATTGCCGATGATCTTTTTGCCTTGAGAACCAAAGGTTTCCGAGGTGAAGCCCTCGCATCTATTGCTGCGATCGCGCATGTGGAGTTAAAGACGAAGACAGAGAACGACGAAGTTGGTACCTGCATCAAGATCGAAGGGAGTAAGATCTCTGCCCAGGATCCCTGCGTAACTCCACAGGGAACCTGTATCAGTGTTAAGAATCTTTTTTATAACATACCAGCCCGAAGGAATTTTTTAAAGTCTGATAATGTTGAAACCCGGCATATCATTGATGAATTTCAACGTGTGGCGCTGGCGCATCCAGATATTAGTTTTTCACTTACTCATAACGGGAACGAATTATTTCAATTACCTGCGGCCAATCATCGCCAGCGAATCACCAATATTCTCGGTGGAAAAACAAACGAAAAACTTGTTCCGGTTGAAGAGGATACTGGTATTGTTAAAATTTCCGGATTCGTGGGGAAACCTGAATTCGCAAAAAAGAGCAGGGGAGAACAGTTCTTCTTCGTGAATAATCGTTTTATTAAAAGTCCGTATTTAAATCATGCTGTTGTAGCATCTTTTGAAGGGCTGCTGAAAGATAAAAGCTACCCGAGTTATTTTCTTTATCTGGATGTAGATCCAAAAACGATCGATATTAACATTCATCCTACTAAAACTGAGATCAAGTTTGACGATGAGCATGCCTTGTACGCTATCTTAAAAAGTGCGATCAAGCATTCGCTCGGGCAGTTCAATGTAGCGCCTATTCTGGATTTTGATCGGGATTCTGAATTGGATACACCGTATAATTACCAGACAAAACAGGCGAGCGCGCCGCAGATCGAGGTAGATAGAAATTTTAATCCTTTTCAATCTGAAAACTCTGCACGCTCATATAACCCAACAAATTCTGGATATAGAAAAGAAAAGCCTGCCGAATGGGAGAGCCTGTACTCTGGATTGGAATCTGAGTCAACGGCAGACGTAGATGTTCGGCAAATAGAATTTGAAAGTGAAGAGGTTACCGGTAATCTTTTTGCCGGAAAAGAGGATGAGATCGAGAAATCCACCTTTCAGCTTCATAAAAAATATATTATTTCCACCTTAAAGAGCGGTATACTCGTTATTGATCAACACCGTGCTCATACACGCATCCTATACGAGGAATTATTAAAGAATATTACTGTTTCTGCAGCAGTTAGTCAGCAATTATTATTTCCTTTGAAACTTCAGTTCAATCATCAGGAAATGGAGATGCTGCAGGAGATCAAAGAATCGCTGGAACAGACCGGTTTTATCTTTTCATCATTCGATAAGGATGAAGTGGAGATCTCTGGGATTCCAACGCTGATCTCAGAAAGTGAAGTAGAAATGTTACTGGAACAGCTCATTGCCGACTTTGAAAAAGACGTTCCTGATAATGGATTTTCTCAAACCGATCTATTATCAAAATCCTTGGCAAATTCAATGGCAGTACGTTCTGGAACCATGTTGAATTCAGCTGAGCAACAACATATTGTTAACCGACTTTTTGCCTGTAAAGAACCGGCTCTAAGTCCTTCAAATAGAACCATTTTCACTACGCTATCTATAGAGGAACTGGACAAAAAATTTGCCTGA
- a CDS encoding WbqC family protein, with protein sequence MDPVLLHPSYFGPVSQWVAFTKAEAVVFESEDNYQKQTYRNRMYIYDANGKLTLNIPIKHSAALGLPKKTRQKYRDIQIENEFPWQLQHWRAFKASYQTSPFFEFYEDELRPLYKNKFKYLLDFNYRCMEFVANSLQIEWTFDQTSEFELKPEGTVDRRNLINAKLDSGFESERYHQVFEEKQGFLNNLCVLDLIFNEGPASLAYLKEQTL encoded by the coding sequence ATGGATCCGGTTTTATTACATCCCTCCTATTTTGGACCTGTGAGCCAATGGGTTGCTTTTACCAAAGCTGAAGCAGTAGTATTTGAATCTGAAGATAATTACCAGAAACAAACCTATCGCAATCGCATGTATATATATGACGCGAACGGAAAACTGACTCTGAATATTCCAATTAAACATAGTGCTGCCTTAGGGCTCCCAAAAAAAACCAGGCAAAAATATCGGGATATACAGATCGAGAATGAATTCCCTTGGCAGTTGCAACACTGGCGAGCGTTTAAAGCGTCGTACCAGACCTCTCCTTTCTTCGAGTTTTACGAAGATGAATTAAGACCACTTTACAAAAATAAGTTCAAATACCTACTGGATTTCAATTATCGCTGTATGGAATTTGTCGCCAATTCCTTGCAGATAGAATGGACTTTTGATCAAACATCAGAATTTGAACTGAAGCCGGAGGGAACTGTTGATCGTAGAAACCTTATAAATGCCAAATTAGATTCTGGGTTTGAAAGCGAGAGGTATCACCAGGTTTTTGAAGAGAAGCAAGGTTTTTTAAACAACCTGTGTGTTCTCGACCTTATCTTTAATGAAGGGCCAGCATCACTGGCTTACCTAAAGGAACAAACTTTATAG
- the recF gene encoding DNA replication/repair protein RecF (All proteins in this family for which functions are known are DNA-binding proteins that assist the filamentation of RecA onto DNA for the initiation of recombination or recombinational repair.) → MHLKNLSLLNYKNLKTAEFTFDNKINCLVGNNGVGKTNVLDSIYHLSFGKSYFNPITSQNINHDAEFFVVDGEFEKNEKAEKILVSAKKGQKKVIKRNNKTYDKVSDHIGFIPTVIISPADRDLIIEGSETRRKFMDGVISQSDQSYLQSLLNYTKQISQRNSLLKYFAANSTFDRDTLEVYNHQISKLGQDLFEKRKSFLKEFIPIFNKRYADITNNKEIVDINYRSQLSEKSLLSLLEENLQKDMALQYTSVGTHKDDLSFEIEGHPIKKFGSQGQQKSFLIALKLAQFDFIKKISQVNPILLLDDIFDKLDENRVAHIVALVATNELGQIFLSDTHADRTEKVVKGSNQSYKIFKL, encoded by the coding sequence ATGCATCTAAAAAATCTTAGTCTTCTCAATTACAAGAATCTAAAGACGGCTGAATTTACTTTTGACAATAAGATCAATTGCCTGGTTGGTAATAACGGCGTTGGAAAAACTAACGTTCTGGATAGTATTTACCATCTCTCCTTCGGAAAAAGCTATTTTAATCCGATCACTTCTCAGAATATCAATCATGATGCTGAATTCTTCGTCGTGGATGGAGAATTCGAAAAGAATGAGAAAGCTGAAAAGATCCTGGTTAGCGCTAAGAAAGGACAAAAAAAGGTGATCAAAAGAAATAATAAAACCTACGATAAAGTGAGTGATCATATAGGTTTTATTCCTACCGTGATCATTTCTCCTGCAGATCGTGATCTTATTATTGAAGGTTCAGAAACAAGGAGAAAGTTTATGGACGGCGTTATTTCTCAAAGTGATCAATCCTATCTCCAATCATTACTGAATTATACGAAACAGATCTCACAGCGAAATTCATTATTGAAGTATTTCGCTGCCAATTCTACTTTCGATCGTGATACCCTGGAAGTTTACAACCATCAAATTAGTAAGCTTGGACAGGATCTATTCGAAAAACGAAAAAGCTTTCTCAAGGAGTTCATACCGATCTTCAATAAACGTTATGCCGATATTACTAATAATAAAGAGATCGTAGATATTAATTATAGGAGTCAGTTATCTGAAAAGTCTTTATTATCACTGCTTGAAGAAAATCTTCAGAAGGATATGGCTTTACAATACACCTCTGTGGGAACCCATAAAGATGACCTTAGTTTTGAAATCGAGGGTCACCCTATTAAAAAGTTCGGCTCCCAGGGACAGCAAAAGAGCTTTTTGATCGCATTAAAACTGGCACAGTTCGATTTTATAAAAAAAATTAGCCAGGTGAACCCTATTCTCCTTCTGGATGATATCTTTGACAAACTTGATGAAAACAGGGTTGCTCATATAGTAGCATTAGTGGCTACCAATGAACTTGGACAGATCTTTCTTAGTGATACTCACGCAGATAGAACCGAGAAGGTTGTAAAAGGAAGTAATCAATCTTATAAAATTTTTAAACTGTGA
- a CDS encoding endonuclease/exonuclease/phosphatase family protein: MKNLNLFDKLVFVLNSLAAAALLFSYLLPHVPPKTFPLLSVLSLGVPVLIILNTLFLVYWLIRLKRQLLLSLIVLLLGYNYISVFVNFGNDIDKELEADLTLMSYNVRMFNAYNWTERTDIPEKITAFVKEKDPDILSVQEHYVGAAELSKIYPYKYVKLKGKNSEFGSAIFSKYPILKEHSVDFPHDGNNNAIYADVLVNNDTLRIFNVHFQSLNIKPGITDLKNEDSKKLLGRIGYGFSLQQEQAEMMMKEVDRSPFKTIIMGDFNNTSFSYIYDLVRQDGRFNDAFLTAGTGFGKSFKLNYFPLRIDFLLIEKQMEILEFQRFEVDFSDHFPVTTSIKL, translated from the coding sequence ATGAAGAATCTAAATCTTTTCGACAAGCTTGTCTTTGTACTTAATTCGCTTGCAGCTGCGGCTTTACTGTTCTCCTACTTATTACCTCATGTTCCTCCAAAGACCTTTCCGCTACTTTCTGTACTAAGTCTGGGAGTACCGGTACTCATTATTTTAAATACACTTTTTCTGGTTTACTGGTTGATCAGACTTAAAAGACAATTATTGCTTTCCCTGATCGTGCTTTTACTAGGCTATAATTATATCTCTGTCTTTGTAAACTTCGGAAATGATATCGATAAAGAACTGGAAGCAGATCTTACATTAATGAGTTATAACGTTCGAATGTTCAACGCCTATAACTGGACCGAAAGGACCGATATTCCTGAAAAGATCACTGCTTTTGTAAAAGAAAAGGATCCGGATATTCTTAGTGTGCAGGAACATTATGTTGGTGCTGCCGAATTATCGAAAATCTATCCATATAAGTACGTTAAGCTGAAGGGTAAGAATTCAGAATTTGGATCGGCGATCTTTTCTAAATATCCAATTTTAAAGGAGCATTCCGTAGACTTCCCCCATGATGGGAATAACAATGCAATATATGCGGATGTTCTGGTAAATAATGATACGCTGCGTATTTTTAATGTGCATTTCCAGTCATTAAATATTAAACCAGGGATCACCGATCTTAAGAACGAAGATTCAAAGAAATTACTTGGTAGAATTGGTTATGGCTTCTCTCTACAGCAGGAACAGGCAGAAATGATGATGAAAGAAGTAGACAGATCCCCTTTTAAGACCATTATTATGGGTGATTTTAATAATACCAGCTTCTCTTATATTTATGACCTGGTGCGTCAGGATGGTCGATTTAACGATGCATTTTTAACGGCTGGTACAGGCTTCGGAAAAAGCTTTAAACTGAATTATTTTCCACTTCGTATCGATTTCTTATTGATAGAAAAGCAAATGGAAATACTCGAATTTCAAAGATTTGAAGTTGACTTCTCAGATCATTTCCCAGTAACTACTTCAATTAAACTATAA
- a CDS encoding lipocalin family protein: MKKAFYLLLVAIVLTSCTNTDPNQQLQNLTGYWTIEKVEVENDSVVEYSLSQYIDYIEIKDSVGFRKKLQPKIDGGYIKASNDSEKITAKIEDDVLNLYYSTAFDEWQETVLIATEDELVIKNRDDKKYYYKKYEPLISTNEEETKE, from the coding sequence GTGAAAAAAGCTTTCTACTTATTATTAGTTGCTATAGTTCTAACTTCCTGTACGAACACAGACCCCAATCAACAATTGCAAAATCTCACCGGGTACTGGACGATCGAGAAAGTGGAAGTTGAGAATGACTCTGTAGTAGAATATAGTTTGAGCCAATACATTGATTATATAGAGATCAAGGATAGTGTTGGTTTTCGAAAGAAACTTCAGCCAAAGATCGATGGTGGTTATATAAAAGCTTCAAATGATTCAGAAAAAATTACCGCGAAGATCGAAGATGATGTTTTGAACCTATATTATAGTACAGCTTTCGATGAATGGCAGGAAACGGTTCTAATAGCTACGGAAGATGAACTGGTCATCAAAAATCGCGATGATAAAAAATATTATTATAAAAAATACGAACCTTTAATTAGCACAAATGAAGAAGAGACGAAAGAATGA
- a CDS encoding tetratricopeptide repeat protein, producing MASYKKRGYKPSGKSEKEQIEEQESTTAEVFNSLDEGASRTETWVADNQKYIYIIVGVAIVAVLGYLGYNRFIHEPKQNEAANEMAMAQNYMASALRANGAQSDSLYNLALNGGEGKYGFLDIIENYSGTDAANLAKYNAGFAYLRTGKYQEAIEQLEGFSSDDEIFSALATGGIGDAFLQLDQPEEALGYYEKAAEMRTNSFTTPRFLLKAAITAINTGDADAAEEYLMKIEEEYADSPEADKVAVYLGQARAMKK from the coding sequence ATGGCATCTTATAAGAAAAGAGGATACAAGCCTTCCGGGAAATCTGAGAAGGAACAAATCGAAGAACAGGAATCAACAACTGCTGAAGTTTTTAACAGTTTAGATGAAGGGGCAAGTAGAACCGAAACCTGGGTCGCCGATAATCAAAAGTATATCTACATTATTGTGGGAGTTGCTATCGTTGCTGTACTTGGATACCTTGGATATAATCGTTTTATCCATGAACCAAAACAGAACGAAGCTGCCAATGAGATGGCAATGGCACAGAACTACATGGCTTCAGCTCTTAGAGCAAATGGAGCACAGAGTGATTCCCTTTACAATCTTGCACTAAATGGTGGGGAAGGTAAATACGGATTCCTTGATATTATAGAGAATTATAGTGGTACCGATGCTGCGAATCTTGCAAAGTATAATGCCGGTTTCGCTTATCTAAGAACTGGAAAGTATCAGGAAGCTATCGAGCAACTGGAAGGATTTAGTAGTGATGATGAGATTTTCTCTGCACTAGCAACTGGTGGAATTGGAGATGCTTTTCTGCAGCTAGACCAGCCGGAAGAAGCTTTAGGTTATTACGAGAAGGCCGCAGAAATGCGTACAAATTCATTCACCACCCCAAGATTTCTTCTAAAAGCTGCGATCACTGCAATTAATACTGGTGATGCTGATGCTGCGGAAGAATATTTAATGAAGATCGAAGAGGAGTATGCAGATTCTCCTGAAGCAGATAAGGTGGCGGTCTATCTTGGACAGGCTCGCGCTATGAAAAAATAA
- a CDS encoding rhomboid family intramembrane serine protease: MSAADKIRFKLQTATVVEKLIAVNVLAFLVFYLFRTIAYLFNIPSDFLLEWLVFPKEPLEYIMKPWSIITYAFLHSGIWHIVSNMLILYFSGIYFLNYFSPKRLLNYYFLGIIIGALVYMLSYNLFPAFQGTGKSYLIGASAGVMAVLIGIATHVPNMRVRLMLIGSVKFWYIAAFLVALDVIQIPMGNAGGHFAHLGGAALGYIYTKQLQKGNDIGKWFENIMDSVAALFKPAERKPKMKTVHRNKTQAAKPRNIKTKTSSSKNEKQQKVDNILDKISKSGYESLSKAEKDYLFQAGKED; the protein is encoded by the coding sequence ATGAGCGCAGCAGACAAAATAAGATTTAAGTTACAAACTGCTACGGTAGTGGAGAAGCTTATTGCGGTGAACGTACTGGCGTTCCTTGTTTTCTACCTATTCAGAACCATTGCCTATTTATTCAATATACCTTCAGATTTTTTACTGGAATGGTTAGTTTTTCCGAAGGAGCCGCTGGAATATATTATGAAGCCATGGTCGATCATTACCTATGCATTTCTACATAGCGGCATCTGGCATATTGTATCCAATATGCTTATTCTATATTTTTCGGGAATCTATTTTCTGAATTATTTTTCACCTAAAAGACTACTGAATTACTATTTCCTGGGGATTATCATTGGAGCGTTGGTCTATATGCTTAGCTATAACCTTTTTCCAGCATTCCAGGGTACAGGTAAATCTTATCTGATAGGAGCTTCCGCAGGAGTGATGGCTGTACTTATAGGAATAGCCACACACGTCCCGAACATGAGAGTGAGATTAATGCTGATAGGCAGTGTGAAATTCTGGTATATCGCCGCATTTCTGGTTGCACTTGATGTCATACAAATTCCAATGGGTAACGCAGGGGGTCATTTTGCGCATCTTGGAGGTGCAGCTCTAGGGTATATTTATACTAAACAGCTTCAGAAAGGAAATGATATTGGAAAATGGTTCGAGAATATTATGGATAGTGTTGCAGCTTTATTTAAACCAGCCGAACGCAAGCCAAAAATGAAAACCGTTCATCGTAACAAGACTCAGGCTGCAAAACCACGCAATATAAAAACGAAAACTTCCTCAAGTAAAAATGAGAAACAACAAAAAGTAGATAACATCCTTGACAAGATCAGCAAAAGCGGATATGAAAGTTTGTCCAAGGCTGAAAAAGACTATTTATTCCAGGCCGGTAAAGAAGACTAG
- a CDS encoding alkaline phosphatase D family protein, with product MKQRLLVFLFISILVSCGSTEDIKLEKEPDYIIAFGSCNREDAPQPLWSEILKNEPDVFLWGGDNVYADTDVATVIGEAYSVQKSNEGYQNLLNTVPVYGVWDDHDYGQNDGGKEYEIKEESQQYFLDFMGVAQNDPRREREGIYSSEILETPKGSIKVIMLDTRYFRDDLLRTSDANRRYEPSSGTILGEQQWSWLRNELETSNAQFNIILSSIQILSDEHGFETWGNFPSEAKKLKDLIVASEAKNVILLSGDRHISEFSEERIKGLSYPLVDFTSSGLTHTYEAFDGEPNEHRVGEVVSKKSFGLLKFDFENSRVSLEMRGLNNRKQQDYIVEFQ from the coding sequence ATGAAACAAAGATTACTGGTATTCCTTTTTATATCCATCCTCGTGTCCTGCGGGTCTACCGAAGATATTAAGCTGGAGAAAGAACCGGATTATATCATTGCTTTTGGAAGCTGTAACCGGGAAGATGCACCCCAGCCTTTATGGAGTGAAATTCTCAAAAATGAACCTGATGTTTTCTTATGGGGAGGTGACAATGTATATGCAGATACAGATGTTGCTACGGTAATAGGAGAGGCGTATTCCGTTCAAAAAAGTAATGAAGGATATCAAAACTTACTCAACACCGTGCCAGTTTATGGAGTTTGGGACGATCACGACTACGGCCAGAACGATGGAGGTAAGGAATATGAAATTAAAGAAGAAAGTCAGCAATATTTCCTGGATTTTATGGGTGTTGCGCAAAATGATCCAAGAAGAGAACGGGAGGGTATCTATAGTTCAGAGATTCTGGAGACACCCAAAGGTTCCATAAAAGTGATCATGCTGGATACGCGTTACTTTAGAGATGATCTGCTTAGGACCAGTGATGCTAACAGGCGCTATGAGCCTTCCAGCGGAACTATTCTTGGCGAACAGCAGTGGAGCTGGTTGCGAAATGAACTAGAAACTTCGAATGCGCAGTTCAATATTATTCTTTCCAGTATCCAGATACTTTCAGACGAGCACGGATTTGAAACCTGGGGTAATTTCCCTTCGGAAGCAAAAAAATTAAAAGATCTTATTGTTGCTTCGGAAGCAAAAAATGTCATCCTGTTAAGTGGAGACCGCCATATTTCTGAATTTTCCGAAGAAAGAATCAAGGGTCTTAGCTATCCTCTGGTAGATTTTACAAGTAGCGGACTCACCCATACTTATGAAGCTTTTGATGGTGAGCCCAATGAGCACAGAGTAGGAGAGGTAGTGAGCAAAAAGAGTTTTGGGTTATTGAAATTCGACTTTGAGAATTCTAGAGTAAGCTTGGAAATGCGCGGACTTAATAACCGTAAACAGCAGGATTATATCGTTGAATTCCAGTAA
- a CDS encoding DUF721 domain-containing protein: MKKRRKNEEMVLGDLLKSFVGENKLDTKGLNQVQIREVWNNQMGPAIAKYTTGLKLKHDTLFVQLSSSVLREELSYGKEKIIKNLNEEMNQELVKKLVLR, encoded by the coding sequence ATGAAGAAGAGACGAAAGAATGAGGAAATGGTCCTCGGTGATCTGCTGAAAAGTTTTGTAGGCGAGAACAAGTTGGATACGAAAGGATTGAATCAGGTACAGATACGGGAAGTATGGAATAACCAAATGGGGCCTGCGATTGCAAAATACACTACCGGACTTAAACTGAAGCATGACACGCTGTTCGTGCAATTGAGTTCTTCTGTACTAAGAGAGGAATTAAGTTATGGAAAGGAAAAGATCATTAAAAACCTTAACGAGGAAATGAACCAGGAATTGGTCAAAAAGCTGGTTTTACGTTAA
- the ribH gene encoding 6,7-dimethyl-8-ribityllumazine synthase, with translation MATKGNNLSEYDKNTIPNAKDFRFGIVVSEWNEEITQGLFQGAFDAWIENGVQKENIVRWNVPGSFELIYGCKKMQESFEMLDAIVAVGNVIQGETKHFDFVCDGVTQGIKDLNVQTDIPVIFCVLTDNNIEQSRARSGGEHGNKGTEAAIAAIKMAQLRKDAKFYKG, from the coding sequence ATGGCTACAAAAGGTAATAACCTTTCAGAGTACGATAAAAATACGATCCCAAACGCGAAAGACTTTCGGTTTGGGATTGTTGTTTCTGAATGGAATGAGGAAATAACACAAGGTTTGTTTCAGGGTGCATTTGATGCGTGGATCGAAAATGGTGTGCAAAAGGAGAACATTGTACGCTGGAACGTTCCAGGAAGCTTTGAACTTATTTACGGCTGCAAGAAAATGCAGGAAAGTTTTGAAATGCTGGATGCAATCGTTGCCGTTGGAAATGTAATACAGGGAGAGACTAAGCATTTCGATTTTGTATGTGATGGTGTAACCCAGGGTATTAAAGACCTTAATGTACAAACAGATATCCCGGTCATATTTTGTGTGCTTACAGATAATAATATCGAACAGTCTCGAGCCAGAAGTGGTGGAGAACACGGGAATAAAGGAACAGAAGCTGCAATTGCCGCAATAAAGATGGCTCAGCTTAGAAAGGACGCAAAATTCTACAAAGGATAA